In Rhinoraja longicauda isolate Sanriku21f chromosome 27, sRhiLon1.1, whole genome shotgun sequence, one DNA window encodes the following:
- the LOC144606648 gene encoding uncharacterized protein LOC144606648 isoform X2 produces MPRVYIGRLSYQARERDVERFFKGYGKILEVDIKNGYGFVEFDDPRDADDAVYELNGKELCGERVIVEHARGPRRDGGYSSQRSGYGYRRSGRDRYGPPTRTEYRLIVENLSSRCSWQDLKDYMRQAGEVTYADAHKGRKNEGVIEFKSYSDMKRALDKLDGTEVNGRKIRLVEDRPSSRRRHSYSRSRSHSRNRSHSHNKSRSHSGSSKSSRSRSRSGMRSRSKSGSRSKSRSVSKNKTKSRSRSKEKKIRASRGSGSEKSKSRSRSAEQVKDNDAAEKTENRNENGEKERSVSKEKSRSPSKSKDGEKTGSRSRSKETGKSRSRSKDKSKSRSRSKSREKRKGRKRSRSESRSRSRSRSRSRSKNEKSKRRSKRDSKTKRSSKSRKRKGDKEQSKSRSRSESKEKEEETRKPSVEKETKGEGEEVDGELDINEQPKSRLASRSRSRSRSKGRSKSRSRSKSISKTRTRSKSCSPSRSASRSVSRSRSRSRSKS; encoded by the exons atgccGCGGGTGTACATCGGCAGGCTCAGCTACCAGGCCCGGGAGCGCGACGTGGAGCGCTTCTTCAAGGGCTACGGGAAAATCCTGGAGGTGGACATAAAGAACGG GTATGGCTTTGTTGAATTTGATGATCCTCGTGATGCAGATGATGCAGTTTATGAACTTAATGGTAAAGAACTTTGTGGAGAAAGAGTAATCGTTGAACATGCTAGAGGTCCTCGAAGGGATGGTGGTTACAGCTCTCAACGCA GTGGTTATGGTTATAGAAGATCTGGAAGAGACAGATATGGACCACCAACTCGTACAGAATATAGACTTATTGTGGAAAATTTATCTAGTCGCTGCAGCTGGCAAGACTTGAAG GATTATATGCGTCAAGCAGGTGAAGTAACATATGCAGATGCACATAAAGGAAGAAAGAATGAAGGTGTAATTGAATTTAAATCTTACTCTGATATGAAAAGAGCTCTTGACAAACTGGATGGGACGGAGGTTAATGGcaggaaaatcagattggttgaAGATAGGCCATCGTCACGACGACGACACTCTTACTCCAGGAGCCGAAGCCACTCAAG AAATCGTTCACACTCTCATAACAAGAGTCGAAGCCACAGCGGAAGCAGTAAAAGCAGCAGATCCCGATCACG CTCTGGTATGCGCTCTCGGAGCAAAAGTGGAAGCAGAAGCAAAAGTCGAAGTGTGAGCAAGAACAAAACCAAGAGCAGGAGCAGAAGTAAAGAGAAGAAAATCAGAGCAAGTAGGGGGAGTGGAAGTGAGAAGAGTAAGAGCAGGAGTCGGAGTGCAGAACAGGTTAAAGACAACGATGCAGCAGAGAAAACTGAGAACAGAAATGAaaatggggagaaggagaggagtgTTAGTAAAGAAAAGAGTAGAAGTCCGAGTAAGAGTAAAGATGGAGAAAAAACTGGCAGTAGAAGTAGAAGCAAAGAGACGGGTAAAAGTAGGAGCAGGAGTAAAGACAAGAGTAAGAGTAGAAGTCGGAgcaagagcagggagaagagaaAGGGAAGGAAGAGGAGCAGAAGTGAGAGTAGAAgccggagcaggagcaggagcaggagtcgGAGCAAAAATGAGAAGAGCAAGAGACGTAGCAAACGTGACAGCAAGACTAAGCGTAGTAGTAAGAGCAGGAAAAGAAAAGGTGACAAAGAGCAGTCTAAATCTAGGTCGAGATCAGAATCAAAGGAAAAGGAGGAAGAGACCAGAAAACCAAGTGTTGAAAAGGAAACTAAGGGTGAAGGTGAAGAAGTGGATGGGGAATTGGACATTAATGAACAGCCAAAGTCGAGGCTTGCATCTCGTTCTAGGTCAAGGTCCAGATCAAAGGGCAGATCTAAATCTCGTTCCAGGTCTAAATCGATTTCCAAAACCAGAACACGTTCAAAGTCCTGTTCGCCTTCTCGCTCTGCATCAAGATCAGTGTCTCGCTCTAGGTCCAGGTCACGCTCAAAATCCTAA
- the LOC144606648 gene encoding uncharacterized protein LOC144606648 isoform X3 — translation MSNILKTIFHRGYGYRRSGRDRYGPPTRTEYRLIVENLSSRCSWQDLKDYMRQAGEVTYADAHKGRKNEGVIEFKSYSDMKRALDKLDGTEVNGRKIRLVEDRPSSRRRHSYSRSRSHSRSRSPSRNRSHSHNKSRSHSGSSKSSRSRSRSGMRSRSKSGSRSKSRSVSKNKTKSRSRSKEKKIRASRGSGSEKSKSRSRSAEQVKDNDAAEKTENRNENGEKERSVSKEKSRSPSKSKDGEKTGSRSRSKETGKSRSRSKDKSKSRSRSKSREKRKGRKRSRSESRSRSRSRSRSRSKNEKSKRRSKRDSKTKRSSKSRKRKGDKEQSKSRSRSESKEKEEETRKPSVEKETKGEGEEVDGELDINEQPKSRLASRSRSRSRSKGRSKSRSRSKSISKTRTRSKSCSPSRSASRSVSRSRSRSRSKS, via the exons ATGTCAAATATTCTGAAAACCATATTTCACC GTGGTTATGGTTATAGAAGATCTGGAAGAGACAGATATGGACCACCAACTCGTACAGAATATAGACTTATTGTGGAAAATTTATCTAGTCGCTGCAGCTGGCAAGACTTGAAG GATTATATGCGTCAAGCAGGTGAAGTAACATATGCAGATGCACATAAAGGAAGAAAGAATGAAGGTGTAATTGAATTTAAATCTTACTCTGATATGAAAAGAGCTCTTGACAAACTGGATGGGACGGAGGTTAATGGcaggaaaatcagattggttgaAGATAGGCCATCGTCACGACGACGACACTCTTACTCCAGGAGCCGAAGCCACTCAAG GTCTCGTTCTCCAAGCAGAAATCGTTCACACTCTCATAACAAGAGTCGAAGCCACAGCGGAAGCAGTAAAAGCAGCAGATCCCGATCACG CTCTGGTATGCGCTCTCGGAGCAAAAGTGGAAGCAGAAGCAAAAGTCGAAGTGTGAGCAAGAACAAAACCAAGAGCAGGAGCAGAAGTAAAGAGAAGAAAATCAGAGCAAGTAGGGGGAGTGGAAGTGAGAAGAGTAAGAGCAGGAGTCGGAGTGCAGAACAGGTTAAAGACAACGATGCAGCAGAGAAAACTGAGAACAGAAATGAaaatggggagaaggagaggagtgTTAGTAAAGAAAAGAGTAGAAGTCCGAGTAAGAGTAAAGATGGAGAAAAAACTGGCAGTAGAAGTAGAAGCAAAGAGACGGGTAAAAGTAGGAGCAGGAGTAAAGACAAGAGTAAGAGTAGAAGTCGGAgcaagagcagggagaagagaaAGGGAAGGAAGAGGAGCAGAAGTGAGAGTAGAAgccggagcaggagcaggagcaggagtcgGAGCAAAAATGAGAAGAGCAAGAGACGTAGCAAACGTGACAGCAAGACTAAGCGTAGTAGTAAGAGCAGGAAAAGAAAAGGTGACAAAGAGCAGTCTAAATCTAGGTCGAGATCAGAATCAAAGGAAAAGGAGGAAGAGACCAGAAAACCAAGTGTTGAAAAGGAAACTAAGGGTGAAGGTGAAGAAGTGGATGGGGAATTGGACATTAATGAACAGCCAAAGTCGAGGCTTGCATCTCGTTCTAGGTCAAGGTCCAGATCAAAGGGCAGATCTAAATCTCGTTCCAGGTCTAAATCGATTTCCAAAACCAGAACACGTTCAAAGTCCTGTTCGCCTTCTCGCTCTGCATCAAGATCAGTGTCTCGCTCTAGGTCCAGGTCACGCTCAAAATCCTAA
- the LOC144606648 gene encoding uncharacterized protein LOC144606648 isoform X1, whose product MPRVYIGRLSYQARERDVERFFKGYGKILEVDIKNGYGFVEFDDPRDADDAVYELNGKELCGERVIVEHARGPRRDGGYSSQRSGYGYRRSGRDRYGPPTRTEYRLIVENLSSRCSWQDLKDYMRQAGEVTYADAHKGRKNEGVIEFKSYSDMKRALDKLDGTEVNGRKIRLVEDRPSSRRRHSYSRSRSHSRSRSPSRNRSHSHNKSRSHSGSSKSSRSRSRSGMRSRSKSGSRSKSRSVSKNKTKSRSRSKEKKIRASRGSGSEKSKSRSRSAEQVKDNDAAEKTENRNENGEKERSVSKEKSRSPSKSKDGEKTGSRSRSKETGKSRSRSKDKSKSRSRSKSREKRKGRKRSRSESRSRSRSRSRSRSKNEKSKRRSKRDSKTKRSSKSRKRKGDKEQSKSRSRSESKEKEEETRKPSVEKETKGEGEEVDGELDINEQPKSRLASRSRSRSRSKGRSKSRSRSKSISKTRTRSKSCSPSRSASRSVSRSRSRSRSKS is encoded by the exons atgccGCGGGTGTACATCGGCAGGCTCAGCTACCAGGCCCGGGAGCGCGACGTGGAGCGCTTCTTCAAGGGCTACGGGAAAATCCTGGAGGTGGACATAAAGAACGG GTATGGCTTTGTTGAATTTGATGATCCTCGTGATGCAGATGATGCAGTTTATGAACTTAATGGTAAAGAACTTTGTGGAGAAAGAGTAATCGTTGAACATGCTAGAGGTCCTCGAAGGGATGGTGGTTACAGCTCTCAACGCA GTGGTTATGGTTATAGAAGATCTGGAAGAGACAGATATGGACCACCAACTCGTACAGAATATAGACTTATTGTGGAAAATTTATCTAGTCGCTGCAGCTGGCAAGACTTGAAG GATTATATGCGTCAAGCAGGTGAAGTAACATATGCAGATGCACATAAAGGAAGAAAGAATGAAGGTGTAATTGAATTTAAATCTTACTCTGATATGAAAAGAGCTCTTGACAAACTGGATGGGACGGAGGTTAATGGcaggaaaatcagattggttgaAGATAGGCCATCGTCACGACGACGACACTCTTACTCCAGGAGCCGAAGCCACTCAAG GTCTCGTTCTCCAAGCAGAAATCGTTCACACTCTCATAACAAGAGTCGAAGCCACAGCGGAAGCAGTAAAAGCAGCAGATCCCGATCACG CTCTGGTATGCGCTCTCGGAGCAAAAGTGGAAGCAGAAGCAAAAGTCGAAGTGTGAGCAAGAACAAAACCAAGAGCAGGAGCAGAAGTAAAGAGAAGAAAATCAGAGCAAGTAGGGGGAGTGGAAGTGAGAAGAGTAAGAGCAGGAGTCGGAGTGCAGAACAGGTTAAAGACAACGATGCAGCAGAGAAAACTGAGAACAGAAATGAaaatggggagaaggagaggagtgTTAGTAAAGAAAAGAGTAGAAGTCCGAGTAAGAGTAAAGATGGAGAAAAAACTGGCAGTAGAAGTAGAAGCAAAGAGACGGGTAAAAGTAGGAGCAGGAGTAAAGACAAGAGTAAGAGTAGAAGTCGGAgcaagagcagggagaagagaaAGGGAAGGAAGAGGAGCAGAAGTGAGAGTAGAAgccggagcaggagcaggagcaggagtcgGAGCAAAAATGAGAAGAGCAAGAGACGTAGCAAACGTGACAGCAAGACTAAGCGTAGTAGTAAGAGCAGGAAAAGAAAAGGTGACAAAGAGCAGTCTAAATCTAGGTCGAGATCAGAATCAAAGGAAAAGGAGGAAGAGACCAGAAAACCAAGTGTTGAAAAGGAAACTAAGGGTGAAGGTGAAGAAGTGGATGGGGAATTGGACATTAATGAACAGCCAAAGTCGAGGCTTGCATCTCGTTCTAGGTCAAGGTCCAGATCAAAGGGCAGATCTAAATCTCGTTCCAGGTCTAAATCGATTTCCAAAACCAGAACACGTTCAAAGTCCTGTTCGCCTTCTCGCTCTGCATCAAGATCAGTGTCTCGCTCTAGGTCCAGGTCACGCTCAAAATCCTAA